A DNA window from Anaerocolumna sp. AGMB13020 contains the following coding sequences:
- the rlmD gene encoding 23S rRNA (uracil(1939)-C(5))-methyltransferase RlmD, with the protein MKPYNNSNEKNVKSEKKRSGQKNSQRKNNEARKNAETEYRAEYKSDNSTQKNISKRDGLQGAGGNRKGTGYAENKDAAIRSKGTSYSEYKGTAARGKENRYTENKSNEARGNEKRYSANKFNENKSSGNRSSENRKSGNRSAEDRNWENRNSEYRSAENRNSENRSSENRKSGNRSAEDRNWENRNSENRNSEYRDSSNKGTRGIGKGTKYAESRSNLQVNKKEFGNKKQKLTGKDTSWDRNGKASGRSYEEKNSRKSPDGTCPHRRDCGSCRIQEKSYKEHLKDKQGYVSELLKSYCPVEPIIGMEDPRHYRNKVHVVFDHDRRGNAISGVYEEGTHRVIAIESCLIHNEKADEVIASIRGLLKSFKIKTYDEDTGYGLLRHVLIRTGYHSKEIMVVLVIGSPIFPSKNNFVKALRKLHPEISTIVVNVNDKNTSMVLGEKEQAIYGKGFIEDSLCDKVFRISPKSFYQVNPQQTEILYRKAIEMAGLTGKETVLDAYCGTGTIGLIASDKADKVIGVELNKDAVADAKVNAKRNQVSNIQFYQKDASEFISQLAAQEEKIDVVFMDPPRAGSDESFLDSLTVLKPERVVYISCNPVTLERDVAYLTKKGYKAKKLVPVDMFPWTNHTETVCLLNRTK; encoded by the coding sequence ATGAAACCGTATAACAATAGTAATGAGAAGAATGTAAAGTCTGAGAAGAAGCGGTCCGGGCAGAAGAATAGTCAGCGTAAAAATAATGAAGCAAGAAAAAACGCAGAAACAGAGTACAGGGCAGAGTATAAAAGTGATAATAGCACTCAGAAAAATATTTCCAAGCGAGATGGCTTACAAGGAGCCGGTGGAAATAGAAAAGGGACTGGATACGCAGAGAATAAAGATGCAGCCATAAGAAGTAAAGGTACTTCCTATTCGGAGTATAAAGGTACAGCGGCTAGAGGTAAAGAAAATAGATATACAGAGAATAAGAGCAATGAAGCCAGAGGAAATGAAAAAAGGTATTCAGCAAATAAATTCAATGAAAATAAAAGTTCGGGAAATAGAAGCTCAGAAAATAGAAAATCAGGAAATAGAAGTGCAGAAGATAGAAATTGGGAAAATAGAAACTCAGAGTATAGAAGTGCGGAAAATAGAAACTCAGAAAATAGAAGCTCAGAAAATAGAAAATCAGGAAATAGAAGTGCAGAAGATAGAAATTGGGAAAATAGAAACTCAGAAAATAGAAACTCAGAGTATAGAGATTCAAGCAATAAAGGTACACGAGGAATAGGAAAAGGTACCAAATACGCAGAGAGCAGAAGTAATTTACAGGTAAATAAGAAAGAGTTTGGAAACAAGAAGCAAAAACTGACGGGCAAGGATACAAGCTGGGACAGGAACGGAAAAGCAAGTGGCAGATCCTATGAAGAGAAAAATTCCAGGAAATCACCAGATGGAACATGTCCTCATAGAAGAGATTGCGGTAGCTGTAGAATTCAGGAAAAAAGTTACAAGGAGCATTTGAAAGACAAACAGGGGTATGTAAGTGAACTGCTCAAGAGTTATTGTCCGGTTGAACCTATTATCGGCATGGAAGATCCCAGGCATTACAGAAACAAGGTACATGTAGTCTTTGACCATGACCGCAGAGGAAATGCAATTTCCGGTGTTTACGAAGAAGGAACCCACCGTGTTATTGCCATAGAAAGTTGTCTTATCCATAATGAAAAGGCAGATGAAGTCATTGCATCCATCAGAGGCTTATTAAAATCCTTTAAGATAAAGACTTATGATGAGGACACCGGATATGGCCTGTTACGACATGTCCTGATACGAACAGGGTATCACAGCAAAGAAATCATGGTGGTGCTTGTAATCGGCTCACCAATCTTCCCGTCTAAGAACAACTTTGTAAAAGCCTTAAGAAAACTTCATCCTGAAATATCGACTATCGTTGTAAATGTAAATGACAAGAATACCAGTATGGTACTGGGAGAAAAAGAGCAGGCTATTTATGGAAAAGGATTTATAGAGGATTCCCTCTGTGATAAAGTGTTCCGTATTTCTCCGAAATCCTTCTATCAGGTAAACCCTCAGCAAACAGAGATACTTTACCGTAAAGCAATTGAAATGGCAGGGCTGACCGGTAAGGAAACGGTATTGGATGCCTATTGCGGAACTGGAACAATCGGACTCATTGCATCGGATAAAGCGGATAAAGTTATCGGTGTGGAGTTGAATAAGGATGCAGTAGCAGATGCTAAGGTGAATGCTAAAAGAAATCAGGTTTCAAATATTCAATTCTATCAAAAAGATGCCAGTGAGTTTATCTCCCAGTTGGCAGCTCAGGAAGAGAAGATAGATGTAGTGTTCATGGATCCTCCCAGAGCTGGAAGTGATGAGAGCTTCCTGGATTCACTAACAGTATTAAAGCCA